From a single Bacillus sp. NEB1478 genomic region:
- a CDS encoding flavodoxin family protein: MAVIYGSSRENGNTEALTKKVHEEIVHTSFYLKNYKINPIDDLRHAPGGFVKVDDDYETLINDILNHDILIFSTPVYWYGMSGIMKNFVDRFSQSLRNESLNFKKRMGEKKAFVITVGGDQPRMKALPLIQQFQYIFDFLGTEFTGYLIGNANAPDEIFNDKRSISDAAELKKELQPRSE, translated from the coding sequence ATTGCTGTAATTTACGGTAGTTCAAGAGAAAATGGAAATACAGAAGCGTTAACGAAAAAAGTACACGAAGAAATAGTACATACTTCTTTTTACCTCAAAAACTATAAAATAAATCCAATAGATGATTTGCGTCATGCACCAGGAGGATTTGTAAAAGTAGATGACGACTATGAAACATTGATAAATGATATATTAAATCATGATATTTTAATCTTTTCTACTCCGGTTTATTGGTATGGAATGAGCGGGATAATGAAGAACTTTGTAGACCGGTTTTCCCAAAGTCTACGAAATGAATCGCTGAATTTCAAAAAACGTATGGGTGAGAAAAAGGCATTTGTAATTACTGTCGGCGGTGATCAGCCTAGAATGAAGGCATTGCCGTTAATTCAACAATTTCAATACATTTTTGATTTTTTAGGAACCGAGTTTACAGGATATCTCATCGGAAACGCAAATGCTCCAGATGAAATTTTTAACGATAAAAGAAGTATATCAGATGCTGCTGAATTGAAAAAAGAACTGCAGCCGCGTTCTGAATAA
- a CDS encoding glucose-6-phosphate isomerase: MTKKLSFDYSKALSFIGQHEVDYFTDAVKAAHSAIHNKTGAGNDFLGWVDLPENYDREEFSRIMKSAEKIKSDSDVLIVVGIGGSYLGARAAIEMLNHSFYNLLAKEDRKTPQVFFAGQNISSTYVKELFDVLKDRDVSVNVISKSGTTTEPAIAFRIFRKFLEEKYGKEEARKRIYATTDKAQGALKTLANEEGYESFIIPDDVGGRYSVLTAVGLLPIAVSGVNIEDMMNGAKDAANDFNNPNLSENGAYQYAAVRNALYNKGKTIELMVNYEPGLHYVSEWWKQLYGESEGKDYKGIYPASVDFTTDLHSMGQYVQEGRRDLFETVLYVDQAREEITIEEDDKNLDKLNFLAGETMDFVNKKAFQGTLLAHSDGGVPNLIVTIPGMNAYHFGYLVYFFEKACAISGYLLGVNPFDQPGVEAYKKNMFALLGKPGFEKEKEELEKRL; encoded by the coding sequence ATGACAAAGAAGCTGAGTTTTGATTATAGCAAAGCGCTTTCTTTTATTGGACAGCATGAAGTTGATTATTTTACAGATGCTGTGAAAGCTGCACATAGCGCCATTCATAATAAAACAGGTGCAGGCAACGACTTTTTAGGATGGGTAGATCTTCCGGAAAACTACGACCGTGAAGAATTCAGCAGAATTATGAAGAGTGCAGAAAAAATTAAAAGTGATTCAGATGTTCTAATCGTAGTCGGTATAGGCGGTTCATACCTTGGAGCACGTGCTGCAATTGAAATGTTGAATCATTCTTTTTACAATTTGTTAGCAAAAGAAGATCGTAAAACACCTCAAGTTTTCTTTGCAGGACAGAACATATCATCAACTTATGTAAAAGAATTATTCGATGTATTGAAAGACAGAGATGTTTCAGTCAATGTAATCTCAAAATCAGGTACAACTACAGAGCCTGCGATTGCTTTCCGTATTTTTAGAAAGTTTTTAGAAGAAAAGTATGGAAAAGAAGAAGCACGTAAACGCATATATGCAACAACAGATAAAGCACAAGGTGCTCTAAAAACATTAGCGAATGAAGAAGGATACGAATCATTTATTATTCCTGATGATGTAGGCGGACGTTATTCTGTTCTTACAGCAGTTGGTCTTCTTCCAATCGCAGTAAGCGGTGTTAACATTGAAGATATGATGAATGGTGCTAAGGATGCAGCTAACGACTTCAACAATCCTAACCTTTCTGAAAATGGAGCTTATCAATATGCTGCTGTTCGTAATGCCCTTTATAATAAAGGCAAAACAATTGAATTAATGGTGAACTATGAACCTGGACTTCACTATGTATCTGAATGGTGGAAACAGCTTTATGGAGAGAGTGAAGGAAAAGACTACAAAGGAATCTATCCTGCTTCCGTTGATTTTACAACGGACTTGCATTCTATGGGACAGTATGTTCAAGAAGGACGTAGAGATCTTTTTGAAACAGTATTGTATGTTGATCAAGCCCGTGAAGAAATAACGATCGAAGAAGACGATAAAAACTTGGACAAGCTGAATTTCCTAGCTGGTGAAACAATGGATTTTGTTAACAAAAAAGCGTTTCAAGGAACATTGCTCGCTCATTCTGACGGCGGCGTGCCAAATCTAATCGTAACGATACCAGGAATGAATGCTTATCATTTTGGATATTTGGTGTATTTCTTTGAAAAAGCATGTGCGATCAGTGGTTACTTATTAGGAGTTAACCCGTTCGATCAGCCTGGTGTTGAAGCATATAAGAAGAATATGTTTGCTCTTCTTGGCAAGCCAGGATTTGAAAAAGAAAAAGAAGAACTTGAAAAACGACTATAG
- a CDS encoding anti-sigma factor domain-containing protein, producing the protein MNKAIIVEVSNRHLIVLAEGGEFKKIKNTNPKHQVGQEIILPTKNLNLGSFMTVMFNWKTGTAAALAIILLFFQVLSPITGQGAYAYVGMDMDPSLELKINGEMQVLNIVSFNEEGKNVLQRLDGWKKQNISKVTNDIFEISKKLGYLEPDEEVLITTTLSEEIPENKEQELKERVNEVMNKTAKEKSVEMTTIVISSKEREEAKKMKISPGQYAIYTAAKKSGINITAKEVSGKTIEEISEKVGPIKELLEQNKETASTKKENHVYDPPLPVLDQKEDKVSNTEEENSIKEISPAPAKAEKPAVAFTEPKIIENKNTSSLTKTEKNNDKEKVLSKEKEKPKAAPTAKSPTTENETEFPDKKADAVAHPSKSKEEKPKAELPIEEPQVEAPKAPVETPVNETEQQAEQEEPAHSTDNDKDNWIIIEIILDGTLLTVHINADSNVIKENLSINALAHVNQNLLTINETVPSPEIKQNAAYEISSTDTKMTELKEHIEKVTSTNETNLQQTDQKAS; encoded by the coding sequence ATGAACAAAGCGATCATTGTAGAGGTTAGTAACCGTCACCTCATCGTGCTGGCAGAAGGCGGAGAATTTAAAAAGATTAAGAATACCAATCCCAAACATCAAGTTGGACAAGAAATCATCCTGCCAACTAAAAATTTAAATCTTGGTTCTTTTATGACTGTCATGTTTAATTGGAAAACAGGTACTGCAGCTGCTCTTGCTATTATTCTATTGTTCTTTCAAGTGTTATCCCCAATTACCGGACAAGGTGCTTATGCCTATGTTGGAATGGATATGGACCCGAGCCTCGAATTAAAAATTAACGGTGAGATGCAAGTGCTGAACATTGTTTCTTTTAATGAAGAAGGAAAAAATGTTTTACAGCGATTAGATGGATGGAAGAAACAAAATATCTCCAAAGTGACAAATGATATATTCGAAATCAGTAAGAAACTTGGCTACTTGGAACCAGATGAAGAAGTTCTTATTACGACTACGCTTTCTGAAGAAATTCCTGAGAATAAAGAACAGGAACTGAAAGAACGTGTCAATGAAGTGATGAATAAAACAGCCAAAGAAAAGTCTGTTGAAATGACAACCATCGTCATAAGTTCTAAAGAACGTGAAGAAGCGAAGAAAATGAAAATCTCGCCGGGCCAATATGCAATCTATACGGCAGCAAAAAAATCGGGAATCAACATTACAGCAAAAGAAGTTTCAGGTAAAACAATAGAAGAAATATCAGAAAAAGTAGGACCAATTAAAGAGTTATTGGAACAAAATAAAGAAACAGCTTCAACTAAAAAAGAAAATCACGTTTATGACCCACCTCTTCCCGTATTAGATCAAAAAGAAGACAAGGTTTCTAATACAGAGGAAGAAAACAGCATAAAAGAAATTTCTCCAGCACCTGCTAAAGCTGAAAAACCAGCAGTTGCTTTTACAGAGCCGAAAATTATTGAAAATAAGAATACTTCTTCGTTAACTAAAACAGAAAAAAATAATGATAAAGAAAAGGTACTGTCAAAGGAAAAAGAGAAGCCAAAAGCCGCACCGACTGCAAAGTCTCCAACCACCGAAAATGAGACAGAATTTCCGGATAAAAAAGCAGATGCTGTTGCTCACCCTTCAAAATCAAAAGAAGAAAAACCAAAAGCTGAGCTGCCTATAGAGGAGCCACAAGTAGAAGCTCCTAAAGCTCCCGTGGAAACTCCTGTGAATGAAACGGAGCAACAAGCAGAACAAGAAGAACCTGCTCATTCAACCGATAATGATAAGGATAACTGGATTATCATAGAAATTATTCTGGATGGTACTTTATTAACTGTTCATATAAATGCTGATTCAAATGTGATCAAAGAAAATTTATCAATAAACGCTTTAGCACATGTCAATCAAAACCTATTAACAATAAATGAAACTGTGCCTTCACCAGAAATTAAACAAAATGCTGCATACGAAATATCTTCTACAGATACAAAAATGACAGAGTTGAAAGAACACATTGAAAAAGTTACTAGTACGAATGAAACAAATCTACAACAGACTGATCAGAAAGCCTCTTAA
- a CDS encoding transporter substrate-binding domain-containing protein, which translates to MKDLKKRVSILVVVLSMFILAACGSSGSSDGGPELKNEGEFNFIVSGEFPPFSSVDKDGKLTGFDVAVGKAVAKELGLKPKPEKFKFHGAISAIKADRFDAAVASHTITDDRKKAVNFSEPYYYSGPVIFTRPDSDIKTKEDLKGKEVAVSKGSTYEKSAQDYTNTIKNYDSDATALRALSEGKHDAVITDAITGKQAIEKGFKIVEREQLGTSEQAIAVKKEDKELLKAVNKALKKLKEDGTLEELSKKYIGADITKKPE; encoded by the coding sequence ATGAAGGATTTAAAAAAGAGGGTTAGTATTTTAGTAGTGGTTTTATCGATGTTCATTTTAGCAGCATGCGGCAGCAGCGGTTCAAGTGACGGGGGTCCAGAACTGAAAAATGAAGGAGAATTTAATTTTATCGTTTCGGGTGAATTCCCTCCATTTAGTTCCGTTGATAAAGACGGTAAACTTACAGGTTTTGATGTAGCTGTTGGTAAAGCAGTAGCTAAAGAACTTGGTTTGAAACCAAAACCAGAAAAATTCAAATTCCATGGAGCGATTTCCGCGATAAAGGCAGATCGTTTTGACGCAGCAGTGGCAAGCCATACGATTACTGATGATCGTAAAAAAGCAGTAAATTTCAGCGAGCCATACTACTACTCAGGTCCTGTTATTTTCACAAGACCAGATAGTGATATTAAGACAAAAGAAGACTTAAAAGGAAAAGAAGTTGCTGTTTCAAAAGGTTCTACCTATGAAAAATCCGCACAGGATTATACAAATACAATCAAAAACTACGATAGTGATGCAACAGCATTGCGTGCATTGAGTGAAGGGAAGCACGATGCAGTTATTACAGATGCTATTACTGGAAAACAAGCGATTGAAAAAGGTTTTAAAATTGTTGAGCGAGAGCAATTAGGTACGAGCGAACAGGCAATTGCTGTTAAAAAAGAAGATAAAGAATTATTAAAAGCAGTCAATAAAGCTTTGAAAAAACTAAAAGAAGATGGAACTCTTGAAGAATTGAGCAAAAAATACATCGGTGCAGATATCACAAAAAAGCCTGAATAA
- a CDS encoding potassium channel family protein, with product MRGIYHKYLRLPMLIRVGLILFIILISSAVIAHHLEKKTFHTLFEGFYWAVITAGTVGFGDIAPKTQAVRVLAIILVFLGGGYLAFLTAHFAATVIKNENRFFEGKNMYKNEEHIIIVGWNERSRNTLKTLVNEMTAYHLVLIDHSLKENPLYQKGIHYIQGKPSEDGTWIKANITKAKLVLITADSNLKEPEADMNTILSILTARGLNEKVLIHAEILTKEQSTNAKRAGADYIIHTSNLAAIEMVKHLKYK from the coding sequence ATGCGCGGTATATATCATAAATATTTACGTTTACCGATGCTGATTCGGGTTGGTCTGATTCTTTTTATCATTCTAATATCCAGTGCGGTTATAGCTCATCACTTGGAAAAAAAAACTTTCCATACCCTTTTTGAAGGTTTCTATTGGGCAGTAATAACAGCCGGGACGGTGGGCTTCGGAGACATTGCACCAAAAACACAAGCCGTTCGTGTACTAGCTATTATACTTGTCTTTTTAGGAGGAGGATACTTAGCCTTCTTGACTGCACACTTTGCTGCTACGGTAATAAAAAATGAAAATCGTTTTTTTGAAGGGAAAAATATGTATAAAAATGAAGAACATATTATCATAGTTGGCTGGAATGAACGATCACGTAATACCTTGAAAACTTTGGTAAACGAAATGACAGCTTATCACTTAGTTTTAATCGATCATTCACTAAAAGAAAACCCTTTATACCAAAAGGGTATTCATTATATTCAAGGAAAACCTTCTGAGGATGGAACTTGGATAAAAGCTAATATTACAAAAGCAAAATTGGTATTGATCACAGCGGATTCTAACTTAAAGGAACCTGAAGCAGATATGAATACCATTTTATCTATTTTGACAGCACGCGGACTAAATGAAAAAGTACTGATTCATGCAGAAATCCTAACAAAGGAACAATCAACAAATGCGAAAAGAGCTGGAGCCGACTACATCATTCATACTTCTAATTTGGCAGCGATTGAGATGGTAAAGCACTTAAAATATAAATAA
- the yugI gene encoding S1 domain-containing post-transcriptional regulator GSP13, with translation MNFEVGSIVEGKVTGIKPFGAFVALDDNVQGLVHISEVSHGFVKDINDTLSVGDVVSVKVLSIDEDSKKISLSIRQTQEAPAPAPKKERRPAGGFNNNNKKSNNNTQDANKGFNTLETKLKEWLKESSDRQAQLNKRLKK, from the coding sequence ATGAATTTTGAAGTTGGTAGCATTGTTGAAGGAAAAGTTACAGGCATTAAGCCTTTTGGCGCGTTTGTTGCATTAGATGATAATGTACAAGGTCTTGTGCATATTTCTGAAGTTTCTCATGGTTTCGTTAAAGATATTAACGACACATTAAGTGTAGGGGATGTTGTGTCAGTAAAAGTATTATCTATTGACGAAGACAGCAAGAAAATTTCACTTTCAATCCGTCAAACACAGGAAGCTCCAGCACCGGCACCTAAAAAAGAGCGTCGTCCTGCTGGCGGATTCAACAACAACAACAAGAAAAGCAACAACAATACACAAGACGCTAACAAAGGTTTCAACACGCTTGAAACTAAGTTAAAAGAATGGTTAAAAGAGTCTTCAGATCGTCAAGCTCAACTTAACAAGCGTCTTAAAAAATAA
- a CDS encoding iron-containing alcohol dehydrogenase, producing MNSYIYFNPTRLVFGKGQLSSLKEELGTYGKKVLLVYGGGSIKRSGLYDAVLNELNNMGAEVSELSGVEPNPRLSTVKKGVEICKEKGIESLLAVGGGSVIDCTKAIAAGAKYDGDVWDLITLKAAPKEALPFGTVLTLAATGSEMNSGSVITNWETQEKYGWGSPLVFPKFSILDPTYTFTVPKDQTIYGIVDMMTHVLEQYFNNAENTPLQDRFAESILLTVMETAPKLLDDLENYDLRETILYSGTMALNGTLQMGLRGDWGSHNVEHAVSAVYDIPHAGGLAILFPNWMRHSVDIDVARFKQLATRVFGVETEGKSDKEVAMEGIDRLSAFWTSLGAPNALADYKIDDSKLDLIAEKAMARGEFGNFNKQNKDDVLKILQMSL from the coding sequence ATGAATTCGTATATATATTTTAATCCAACTCGACTCGTTTTCGGAAAAGGACAGCTGTCTTCATTAAAAGAAGAACTGGGCACTTACGGTAAAAAAGTATTGCTCGTATATGGCGGAGGCAGCATTAAAAGAAGTGGATTATATGATGCAGTTTTGAACGAATTGAACAATATGGGAGCAGAAGTAAGTGAGCTGTCAGGCGTTGAACCAAACCCAAGACTATCAACTGTTAAAAAGGGTGTAGAAATCTGTAAAGAGAAGGGTATAGAGTCCTTGCTCGCAGTTGGCGGAGGAAGTGTAATCGATTGTACAAAAGCAATTGCAGCAGGAGCGAAATATGATGGTGATGTTTGGGATCTTATCACATTAAAAGCTGCTCCTAAGGAAGCTCTGCCTTTTGGGACCGTTTTAACCCTTGCTGCAACTGGTTCAGAGATGAACTCAGGCTCTGTTATTACAAACTGGGAAACGCAAGAAAAGTATGGCTGGGGAAGCCCGCTCGTATTTCCTAAGTTTTCGATTCTGGATCCAACATATACTTTTACGGTTCCAAAAGATCAGACAATCTACGGAATTGTAGACATGATGACACACGTCTTAGAACAATACTTTAATAATGCTGAAAATACACCGTTACAAGACCGGTTTGCAGAGTCCATTTTATTGACGGTTATGGAAACTGCACCGAAACTTTTAGATGATCTTGAAAATTATGACCTTCGTGAAACGATTCTTTATAGCGGAACGATGGCTTTAAACGGCACATTACAAATGGGTCTTCGAGGAGATTGGGGCAGTCATAACGTAGAACACGCTGTATCAGCGGTATATGATATACCGCATGCAGGCGGTTTGGCTATTCTTTTCCCGAACTGGATGCGTCATAGTGTAGATATTGACGTTGCTCGATTTAAGCAGCTTGCAACTAGAGTTTTTGGAGTAGAAACTGAAGGCAAGTCTGATAAAGAGGTGGCAATGGAAGGGATTGATCGTTTATCAGCATTTTGGACATCACTTGGTGCACCTAATGCATTAGCAGACTACAAAATCGATGATTCAAAACTCGATTTGATTGCAGAGAAAGCGATGGCAAGAGGAGAGTTTGGAAACTTCAATAAACAAAATAAAGATGATGTATTAAAAATATTACAAATGTCATTATAA
- a CDS encoding PAS domain S-box protein has translation MRESSFEIQENKEIMDTLYEAVSSGIMVLDCSNRVMLANKKACAILGLSKKELEGHFLHDMPYKMIDQNKRELSFQELPSQITLTSGIEVSDYELGLISGQLNELRWIVISSKPILNSNNELDKIVLTFVDITSRKETEQALSKSEERFRSLVDSMDDTVFTLDKNLVHTGIYGKWMEKHNITPAYFLGKNLSEVFGDEIAEGQGKACDLVLQGKSQLYEWSNIRDGERVYYQAILSPIRDNQGLIEGIVGVSRDITKNKKMEIGHKESEERFRQFAEHAKDVFWMEDYKTRELIYISKAYKKIWNLNSDTPFTSVFSEVVHDDMQNVQKFLTSITFGESVIEYRIQNKNKRIRWIRTRAFPITNDEGEIYRIAGITEDITDLKEKEELLRKSDKLTVVGELAAGIAHEIRNPLTSIKGFVQLMKPDMDDLHSEIILSEMDRIESIITEFLVLAKPHQDTVFQHRNVNEFIKQTITLLDSEANLNNVQFETNLRQVPDILCEGNQIKQVIINVIKNAIESMLYGGNITVETGVYDEGYVFIKVTDQGVGIGEDRLARLGEPFYSNKEKGIGLGLMVSLKIIENHHGNITFESKLDFGTTVTLLLPTKLLP, from the coding sequence ATGCGTGAATCATCGTTTGAAATACAAGAAAACAAAGAAATAATGGATACATTATACGAAGCAGTATCAAGTGGAATTATGGTATTGGATTGTTCCAACAGAGTGATGCTGGCTAATAAAAAAGCATGTGCGATTCTCGGCCTTTCTAAAAAAGAATTAGAGGGGCATTTTTTACATGATATGCCTTACAAAATGATTGATCAAAACAAAAGAGAGTTATCTTTTCAAGAACTTCCTTCTCAAATAACACTAACTAGTGGAATTGAAGTAAGTGATTATGAGCTAGGATTAATAAGTGGCCAATTAAATGAACTACGCTGGATTGTCATAAGTTCGAAACCAATCCTCAATAGCAACAACGAATTAGATAAAATTGTACTGACTTTTGTTGACATTACGAGCCGAAAAGAGACAGAACAAGCACTTAGTAAAAGCGAAGAGCGATTTCGCTCTTTAGTTGATTCGATGGACGATACTGTATTTACCCTCGATAAAAATTTAGTACATACGGGAATTTACGGAAAATGGATGGAAAAGCATAACATAACCCCTGCCTATTTTCTTGGGAAAAACTTGAGCGAAGTATTTGGAGATGAGATTGCAGAAGGACAGGGGAAAGCATGTGACTTAGTTCTTCAAGGTAAATCTCAGCTTTATGAATGGAGCAATATACGAGATGGAGAACGTGTTTACTATCAGGCGATTCTTTCTCCAATTCGGGATAATCAAGGACTAATAGAAGGAATTGTAGGAGTCTCGAGAGATATAACAAAAAATAAAAAGATGGAAATCGGCCACAAGGAAAGCGAAGAGAGATTCCGTCAATTTGCTGAACATGCCAAAGATGTATTTTGGATGGAAGACTATAAGACAAGAGAATTAATCTATATATCTAAGGCTTATAAGAAAATATGGAATCTGAATAGTGATACTCCTTTTACCTCTGTGTTCTCAGAAGTAGTACATGATGATATGCAGAATGTACAAAAATTTCTAACATCAATCACTTTCGGTGAATCGGTGATTGAATATCGCATTCAAAATAAAAACAAGAGAATTCGCTGGATTCGTACACGTGCTTTTCCTATTACAAATGACGAAGGTGAGATCTATCGTATAGCAGGTATAACGGAAGATATTACGGACTTAAAGGAAAAAGAAGAACTTCTTAGAAAATCAGATAAATTAACAGTTGTAGGTGAATTGGCTGCTGGAATTGCTCATGAAATCAGAAATCCGCTTACAAGTATAAAAGGGTTTGTTCAGCTAATGAAACCAGATATGGATGATCTTCATAGTGAGATTATTTTATCTGAAATGGACCGGATAGAATCGATTATAACCGAATTTCTGGTGCTGGCAAAACCTCATCAAGACACTGTTTTTCAACATCGAAACGTAAATGAGTTTATTAAACAAACGATAACTTTACTGGATTCGGAAGCAAACCTGAACAATGTACAATTTGAGACAAATTTACGGCAAGTACCCGATATTTTGTGTGAAGGGAATCAGATTAAACAAGTCATTATTAATGTGATAAAAAACGCAATTGAGTCGATGTTATATGGCGGAAACATCACTGTAGAAACTGGTGTATACGATGAAGGCTACGTGTTTATTAAAGTAACCGATCAAGGTGTTGGCATTGGTGAGGACCGGCTGGCACGATTAGGAGAACCATTTTATTCGAATAAAGAAAAAGGTATTGGCTTAGGATTAATGGTCAGCCTTAAAATCATTGAAAACCATCATGGAAATATAACGTTTGAAAGTAAATTAGACTTCGGAACAACCGTCACCTTGCTCCTGCCAACAAAACTTTTGCCCTAG
- a CDS encoding atypical membrane-integrating protein (Mistic protein) has protein sequence MKYNKEDREKYSEAIDRMQEGLDRMIDLYNEAEDDKDIIRYDEEVMRAIIQAKEKFGDDFINQKINTIVKEVLSLMGGQTPEKDK, from the coding sequence TTGAAATATAATAAAGAGGATCGCGAAAAATACAGTGAAGCTATTGACCGCATGCAAGAAGGTTTAGATCGGATGATCGATTTATATAATGAAGCAGAAGATGACAAAGATATTATTCGATATGATGAAGAAGTAATGAGAGCTATCATTCAAGCTAAAGAGAAGTTTGGTGATGATTTCATCAACCAAAAAATAAATACCATCGTCAAAGAAGTCCTCTCCCTGATGGGGGGACAGACCCCCGAAAAAGACAAATAA
- a CDS encoding WYL domain-containing protein, with product MGDISTKQRLLKILQIFQEETDSESELSINDLVKKLQQSFGDHYSVKPRAIKDDIEELRSMEFDILENDGKYGQKFYSLQDRLFEVHELRLLIDAVSSARFITKEETKKLIGKIKRLTSQSLAKKLQNQIYLDGMIKSENSKMRYYIDALHTAITERRVIRFQYGTYDTQKDFKLHRDGEYYFVKPYGVVWKNDYYYLIGEYKKYGEVRHYRIDRMRNVKLEDESFQPLQINLPERINQSFNMYSGEKAAITLQFTNDLINVMIDRFGLDADIRPMDEHNFIVKTQAAVSDGLVRWLLAWGDQAKVIHPQELIEKMKDESSKLYHNYHTASNNVQS from the coding sequence ATGGGGGATATTTCTACAAAACAGCGTCTTTTAAAGATATTGCAGATTTTTCAGGAAGAAACGGATAGCGAGAGTGAATTATCTATCAATGATTTGGTGAAGAAGCTGCAGCAATCTTTTGGTGACCATTACAGTGTGAAGCCTAGAGCAATTAAAGATGATATTGAAGAGCTGCGTTCTATGGAATTCGATATTCTAGAAAATGACGGAAAATATGGCCAGAAATTTTACAGTCTGCAGGATCGGTTGTTTGAGGTCCATGAACTGCGGTTGTTGATTGACGCGGTGAGTTCAGCCCGCTTTATTACAAAAGAAGAAACAAAAAAATTAATCGGCAAGATTAAAAGACTCACAAGCCAGTCTCTCGCGAAAAAACTTCAAAACCAAATCTACCTCGACGGAATGATCAAGTCTGAAAATAGCAAGATGCGCTACTACATTGATGCTTTGCATACAGCGATAACGGAACGCCGAGTGATCAGGTTTCAATACGGTACATACGATACCCAAAAAGACTTCAAATTACATCGAGATGGAGAATATTATTTTGTAAAACCATATGGTGTTGTGTGGAAAAATGATTATTATTACTTAATCGGTGAATATAAGAAATACGGGGAAGTCCGTCACTATCGAATCGATCGAATGAGAAACGTGAAATTAGAAGATGAATCTTTTCAACCACTGCAAATAAATCTGCCTGAACGTATAAACCAATCTTTTAATATGTATTCTGGGGAAAAAGCAGCAATAACACTGCAGTTTACGAACGATCTCATCAACGTTATGATCGACAGGTTCGGGCTCGACGCAGATATCCGGCCGATGGATGAACATAATTTTATCGTTAAAACACAAGCCGCTGTAAGTGACGGACTTGTCCGATGGCTGCTGGCTTGGGGTGATCAGGCGAAGGTGATCCACCCGCAGGAGCTCATTGAAAAAATGAAAGATGAAAGCAGCAAACTTTATCACAATTATCATACGGCATCTAACAACGTTCAATCTTAA
- a CDS encoding YugN-like family protein, with product MKPIKSKIENEYIALNEAEDALKSLGFSYGGNWDYDHGYFDYKLDDEVGYTFLRIPFKAAEGELDKRNTVIQIGEPFLLAHKYQIGLDDNVGAVSVTGSFNQFSEPQDPDATIDKKWIDIAKDLVKKVETELMK from the coding sequence ATGAAGCCGATTAAAAGTAAGATTGAGAATGAATACATAGCTTTGAATGAGGCAGAAGACGCATTGAAAAGCCTAGGCTTTTCTTACGGCGGCAATTGGGACTATGACCATGGATATTTTGATTATAAATTAGATGATGAAGTCGGATATACGTTTCTCCGAATTCCTTTTAAAGCTGCTGAAGGAGAACTGGACAAAAGAAACACTGTCATTCAAATCGGAGAGCCATTCTTATTAGCGCATAAATATCAGATTGGGCTTGATGACAATGTTGGAGCAGTAAGTGTTACAGGAAGTTTCAATCAATTTTCAGAGCCGCAAGATCCAGATGCGACGATCGATAAGAAATGGATTGATATTGCAAAAGATCTCGTAAAGAAAGTAGAAACAGAATTAATGAAATGA